A region from the Bradyrhizobium sp. CCBAU 53340 genome encodes:
- a CDS encoding transposase codes for MLYGLTSRARDEKADRLTSDAVTWFDREAALCEFHDTRLGERIRMLLKQIGGDIGQSIPMVCQDWANTKAAYRFFLQ; via the coding sequence GTGCTCTATGGACTGACTTCACGCGCGCGGGATGAGAAGGCGGATCGGTTGACGTCTGACGCGGTGACCTGGTTTGACCGTGAAGCAGCGCTTTGCGAATTCCATGACACTCGGCTTGGCGAGAGAATTCGCATGCTGCTGAAGCAGATCGGCGGAGACATCGGACAGAGCATTCCGATGGTGTGCCAAGACTGGGCTAATACCAAGGCGGCCTATCGTTTCTTTCTCCAATGA
- a CDS encoding IS110 family transposase: protein MRRVIGMDIHRTFWEVAIWEGGVLRHAGRVDMTRVALEGFGRTPKPTDEVVLEATGNSMAASRVLSPFVAREVIANPLQVKAIAHAHVKTDKVDAGTLANLYVAGYLPEVWTPDAVTERLRRLVARRYQIVRRRTRVKNEVHAILASHLVPKCLHSDLLNQRGRVWLARQVVPADEQPALERNIRELDRLAEDQAELDREIALSVMGDSPVRRLMTITSVNLTVAVGIIAAVGDVTRVKSPQKLVSYFGLNPRVRQSGLGAAHHGRISKVGRSHARAMLVEAEWGAAKRPCSFASGRSGGIRSRRSRLPVSSLSYAGIC from the coding sequence ATGCGACGCGTAATCGGAATGGATATCCACCGCACCTTCTGGGAGGTGGCGATTTGGGAAGGAGGCGTGCTGCGGCACGCAGGCCGGGTCGACATGACCCGCGTGGCACTTGAAGGCTTCGGGAGGACGCCTAAGCCGACGGACGAGGTCGTTCTGGAAGCGACTGGCAATAGCATGGCAGCGTCGCGCGTACTGTCGCCTTTCGTCGCCCGGGAGGTGATCGCCAACCCGCTGCAGGTGAAGGCGATCGCCCATGCGCATGTGAAGACCGACAAGGTTGATGCAGGCACTCTCGCGAACCTTTACGTCGCGGGCTACTTGCCCGAAGTGTGGACGCCGGACGCGGTTACCGAGCGATTGCGCCGGCTGGTGGCGCGGCGTTACCAGATTGTACGTCGTCGAACACGCGTAAAGAATGAGGTGCATGCGATCCTTGCGTCGCATCTTGTTCCGAAGTGCCTTCACTCTGACCTGCTCAACCAGCGCGGCCGAGTGTGGCTTGCACGGCAGGTCGTGCCGGCAGATGAGCAGCCGGCACTTGAGCGGAATATCCGTGAACTCGATCGGCTCGCCGAAGACCAGGCGGAGTTGGACCGCGAGATCGCACTGAGTGTCATGGGCGACAGTCCCGTGCGAAGGCTGATGACGATCACGAGCGTCAACCTAACGGTGGCCGTCGGCATCATCGCGGCGGTCGGCGACGTCACGCGAGTCAAGAGCCCACAGAAGCTGGTGAGCTACTTCGGCCTGAATCCACGGGTACGCCAGTCGGGCCTCGGCGCTGCCCATCATGGGCGCATCAGCAAGGTTGGTCGCAGCCACGCGCGGGCGATGCTGGTCGAGGCGGAATGGGGTGCTGCAAAGAGGCCTTGTTCGTTCGCATCAGGGCGAAGCGGGGGCATCAGATCGCGGCGGTCGCGCTTGCCCGTAAGCTCACTGTCCTATGCAGGCATCTGCTGA
- a CDS encoding DUF4365 domain-containing protein encodes MAFPSFIQSSFILEEAVSAERAKDSVRNLLLRVQGKATERERLQVETEETFEFACADADIEYWTKGTAPVLLIVVALKTRKAYCKSLKEWFADPERRKSRRSSSRRRTYQR; translated from the coding sequence ATGGCATTCCCATCGTTCATCCAAAGCTCCTTCATTCTAGAAGAAGCCGTCAGTGCTGAAAGAGCGAAAGATTCTGTACGCAACCTGCTCCTGCGGGTCCAGGGCAAGGCCACTGAGCGCGAACGACTGCAGGTGGAGACCGAGGAAACGTTCGAATTCGCGTGCGCCGACGCTGACATCGAATACTGGACCAAAGGCACGGCTCCCGTCCTGCTGATCGTCGTGGCTCTGAAGACGCGGAAGGCCTACTGCAAATCGCTGAAGGAGTGGTTTGCGGATCCGGAGCGCCGTAAGTCCCGCAGGTCGTCTTCGAGAAGGCGAACCTACCAACGCTAA
- a CDS encoding transposase DNA-binding-containing protein produces the protein MLLKQIGGDIGQSIPMVCQDWANTKAAYRFFSNERVSEADILSGLFKSTRERIAAAKGPVLVPHDTTEFTYQRERPDLIGMIKRIPKSNSRRLDGKPKRTRHAEY, from the coding sequence ATGCTACTGAAGCAGATCGGTGGAGACATCGGCCAGAGCATTCCGATGGTTTGCCAAGACTGGGCGAATACCAAGGCGGCCTATCGTTTCTTTTCCAATGAACGAGTAAGCGAGGCCGACATTCTGTCTGGTCTCTTTAAATCGACGCGGGAACGTATCGCGGCTGCGAAAGGTCCTGTTCTTGTCCCGCATGATACGACCGAGTTCACCTATCAAAGAGAGCGCCCGGATCTGATCGGGATGATTAAGCGCATCCCCAAAAGCAACTCCCGAAGATTGGACGGAAAACCCAAACGTACACGACATGCGGAATATTGA
- a CDS encoding substrate-binding domain-containing protein, with product MIERVLFEERHAEAVPGLIRAAKADAVIVYGPETDQMIDAIASVTSSGTPVITLGSDLPTTPRLAYVGIDHYGAGRAAAFFMSRMVNRGIYLAVCSDLKYRAEASRISGFRDGVKAELSSPIHVEIMESDECPKGMSEDAVSGIYVAGSKNGLAHTVAPWLARAPIVIAHDLSDEVRQMMKTGVVALAIDQNPEEQASRSVALLLARFGLTAHAPEAGIVSFTVHTKYNI from the coding sequence GTGATCGAACGCGTCCTATTCGAGGAGCGGCATGCGGAAGCGGTCCCGGGTCTGATTCGCGCGGCCAAGGCAGACGCGGTGATAGTGTACGGACCCGAGACAGATCAAATGATAGATGCGATTGCCTCGGTGACCTCATCGGGGACCCCTGTCATTACTCTCGGATCAGACCTGCCGACGACACCACGGTTGGCCTACGTCGGGATTGACCACTACGGAGCCGGACGAGCTGCGGCATTCTTCATGTCCCGGATGGTCAATCGGGGAATCTACTTAGCGGTCTGCTCCGATCTGAAATACCGAGCGGAGGCCTCTAGGATTAGTGGATTTCGAGACGGTGTGAAGGCAGAACTTTCTTCTCCGATACACGTCGAGATAATGGAGAGCGATGAGTGCCCTAAAGGAATGTCCGAGGATGCTGTCAGCGGTATCTACGTCGCGGGATCAAAAAATGGGCTTGCCCACACAGTGGCACCGTGGTTGGCCAGAGCACCAATCGTGATCGCGCACGACCTTAGCGACGAGGTCAGACAGATGATGAAGACCGGCGTCGTTGCTCTGGCGATTGATCAGAACCCGGAAGAACAAGCATCGAGGTCGGTAGCTCTTCTCTTAGCCCGCTTCGGCCTAACGGCTCACGCGCCCGAGGCCGGGATAGTATCGTTTACCGTCCACACGAAATACAACATCTAA
- a CDS encoding NAD(P)/FAD-dependent oxidoreductase, with the protein MTERCRIVIVGGGHAGGRLAQLLSRGPDRVHVTLVGAEPIYPYERPPLSKGVLLGTSGLDDCVLWKPNDPVWERVETHLGVAVEDVDRVRKNIRLSDGKVIRYDRLVLATGSRVRGFPVQGSQLRGVFSLRSYADAQTVSKYFLASNRVAVVGGGFIGLEVAAAAAQRGIQPRVIEASDRLLSRLVPRLVADRLAETHLHAGVQLTYGAMVERFVSNGHGSLKRAVLSNGDAVDCSVAVVAVGVEPEISLAIGAGLEIDIGVITNEQLRTSDPNIFACGDIAAFWHPLYQRHIRLESWQNAEDHARILAAVLLGEEVTAPSVPFFWSDQYDLSLQIMGLPHLGTSTRRKPTASGSAILLHCDALERLVGATAIGPTALIGRELRKMRQLIASRAICNSVTLDGAELEVVAG; encoded by the coding sequence ATGACTGAGCGATGCAGAATAGTCATCGTTGGAGGGGGGCACGCCGGCGGCAGATTGGCGCAACTCTTGTCTCGCGGCCCCGATCGCGTCCACGTGACCCTCGTCGGGGCCGAGCCTATCTATCCCTACGAACGACCTCCGCTATCTAAAGGAGTTCTCCTGGGCACCAGCGGGCTCGATGACTGCGTGTTGTGGAAGCCTAACGACCCAGTTTGGGAGCGTGTAGAGACCCATCTCGGCGTCGCCGTTGAAGATGTTGATCGCGTCCGGAAAAACATCCGACTTAGCGACGGTAAAGTGATTAGATACGATCGATTGGTTCTCGCTACCGGCTCTCGAGTTCGCGGGTTTCCGGTGCAAGGAAGTCAGCTCCGCGGCGTCTTTAGCCTTCGAAGTTACGCCGATGCTCAAACCGTTTCTAAGTACTTCCTGGCATCAAACCGAGTGGCCGTCGTTGGTGGCGGATTTATCGGCCTCGAAGTCGCGGCGGCCGCCGCACAGCGCGGCATCCAGCCACGAGTGATCGAAGCTTCCGACCGACTGCTTTCTCGCTTGGTGCCGCGACTGGTAGCAGATCGCCTTGCCGAGACGCACCTCCACGCTGGTGTGCAATTGACGTACGGGGCCATGGTCGAGAGGTTCGTTTCCAATGGCCATGGTAGCCTAAAGCGCGCTGTTCTCAGCAATGGAGATGCTGTTGACTGCAGTGTCGCCGTCGTTGCCGTTGGTGTTGAACCTGAGATATCCCTTGCGATTGGCGCCGGCTTGGAGATCGACATTGGTGTAATAACTAACGAGCAGCTGCGTACCTCTGATCCCAACATATTCGCCTGTGGCGACATTGCCGCCTTCTGGCATCCACTTTACCAACGGCATATACGTTTGGAGTCGTGGCAAAACGCGGAGGATCACGCAAGAATCCTAGCCGCCGTACTGCTGGGCGAAGAAGTTACGGCGCCGTCAGTCCCATTCTTTTGGTCTGACCAGTACGACCTCTCCCTTCAAATAATGGGGTTACCTCATCTCGGTACGTCGACAAGGCGAAAACCGACAGCGTCTGGAAGCGCGATCTTGCTTCACTGCGACGCACTTGAACGACTCGTCGGCGCGACCGCCATCGGACCCACGGCGCTCATCGGGCGAGAGCTGAGAAAAATGCGTCAGCTGATTGCTTCACGCGCTATCTGCAACTCTGTCACGCTTGACGGAGCCGAGTTAGAGGTCGTTGCGGGTTAA
- a CDS encoding MocE family 2Fe-2S type ferredoxin codes for MVDDTARTWVFACKVEDIRLQDVRRWEFDGHSYAIFRSPKGEIFVTDDICTHEHAHLSDGYVEGHTVECPRHSGRFSYMTGKALGAPVCINLRTYEVRIEDGAVTVLVPRRA; via the coding sequence ATGGTTGACGACACCGCTCGTACATGGGTGTTTGCGTGCAAGGTAGAGGATATTCGGCTTCAAGACGTTCGTCGCTGGGAGTTTGACGGGCATTCATACGCAATATTTCGCTCCCCGAAGGGCGAAATCTTCGTAACAGACGATATTTGCACTCATGAACACGCCCACCTGTCCGATGGTTATGTTGAGGGCCACACGGTGGAGTGCCCCCGTCACTCTGGACGGTTCAGCTATATGACGGGAAAGGCACTTGGCGCTCCGGTATGCATAAACCTGCGCACGTACGAGGTGAGAATCGAGGATGGAGCGGTCACCGTTTTGGTACCTCGACGGGCTTAA
- a CDS encoding sugar phosphate isomerase/epimerase — protein MNTILFFQSLWAMELRSATEPERGLEENIRMIKDAGYDGVSADWRSREYVRELHGLLKANGLTAEGQCFPKTIDELKPVLENATEFGLHHLEIQPDVRPRRLDDCIPLLEGWLRLAEEVDFPVYIETHRDRMTTDLFFTLDLLERIPDLKLLGDISHFVVGREFSWPITEENNSHIHQVLDRCWAFHGRVASREQIQIEISFPQHQMWLDQFLEWWGYGFRSWRRRAADGEALAFTCELGPRPYAITGRDGEDTTDRWSEALMLRECVRKAWDKSGAHLEDNA, from the coding sequence ATGAACACCATCCTGTTCTTTCAGTCGCTTTGGGCCATGGAATTGCGAAGCGCGACGGAGCCAGAACGCGGGCTTGAGGAAAACATCCGAATGATCAAAGATGCCGGCTATGACGGCGTTAGCGCAGATTGGCGGAGCCGGGAGTACGTACGCGAGCTGCATGGCCTGTTGAAGGCGAACGGGTTGACAGCCGAAGGCCAGTGTTTTCCGAAGACCATCGATGAGCTCAAGCCAGTGCTCGAAAATGCAACGGAATTCGGTCTTCATCATCTTGAGATTCAACCAGATGTACGGCCACGTCGCTTGGATGATTGCATCCCGCTTTTAGAAGGATGGCTGCGGCTTGCCGAGGAGGTCGATTTTCCCGTCTATATAGAGACACATCGCGACCGGATGACGACCGACCTGTTCTTTACACTCGATCTACTTGAACGAATCCCCGATCTCAAGCTGCTGGGGGATATTTCGCACTTCGTTGTTGGGCGCGAGTTCTCATGGCCAATTACCGAGGAGAATAACAGCCACATCCATCAAGTTTTGGATAGGTGTTGGGCGTTCCACGGTAGGGTAGCAAGCCGCGAGCAAATACAAATCGAGATTAGCTTCCCGCAGCACCAAATGTGGCTCGACCAGTTCTTAGAGTGGTGGGGCTACGGCTTTCGGAGTTGGCGCCGGCGCGCGGCGGACGGAGAGGCATTGGCGTTTACTTGCGAGTTGGGGCCGCGGCCGTACGCGATAACCGGTCGAGATGGTGAAGATACAACGGATCGCTGGAGCGAAGCCCTGATGCTTCGAGAATGCGTCAGGAAGGCTTGGGACAAGTCTGGAGCCCACCTGGAAGACAACGCGTAG
- a CDS encoding NAD(P)/FAD-dependent oxidoreductase, whose amino-acid sequence MARRIVIVGAGHAGTSAARALREHGWSDEIVLLTEERSAPYERPPLSKSVLTQEESFSGVAALAPGWLDQNGILFRSGVRAEAIDRDAQSVTLAGGDRFRYDYLLLATGAKPRFPQLPGVGSKGVIALRSLDQSAVLRERLMPARRLVVIGGGLIGLEVAASARARGVDTTVLEKAPALLSRVMPISTSDRILELHRSNGTKVFLGADVEAIIGCDMVEGVRLRSGQEFVADTVLVAVGADPDVELAQKAGLATDDGILVNEYLQTADSRIFAAGDAARYPASTGKDTIRLEAWKNALDQGGTAALNILGRKVSYRAVPWMWSDQFDKVFQVAGIPNKSQVEVNRSLDDGGIVTFLLDRFGVLEATAAFGSLSQVAKIVRVATSIIERRLRPSPSVLQDPSYDLRKLLQSDAVNAHSTHEAALSAVRR is encoded by the coding sequence ATGGCTCGAAGAATTGTCATAGTTGGTGCTGGACATGCTGGGACGAGTGCAGCTCGCGCACTACGGGAGCATGGGTGGTCCGACGAGATTGTACTCCTAACGGAGGAACGGTCCGCCCCTTATGAGCGTCCGCCTCTGTCCAAGTCAGTCCTTACTCAAGAGGAGAGCTTCAGCGGCGTAGCGGCTCTTGCCCCAGGTTGGCTTGACCAGAACGGAATCCTTTTCCGCTCTGGGGTCAGAGCGGAAGCAATCGACCGGGACGCACAGAGCGTTACACTCGCTGGAGGAGATCGTTTTCGGTATGACTACCTCCTGCTCGCGACAGGAGCAAAACCGCGTTTTCCGCAGTTGCCTGGCGTCGGCTCGAAGGGAGTGATCGCGCTGCGGTCGTTGGATCAATCCGCCGTTCTCCGAGAGAGATTGATGCCGGCACGAAGGCTTGTCGTTATCGGCGGAGGACTGATCGGATTGGAAGTCGCGGCGTCTGCCCGGGCAAGAGGTGTTGACACAACAGTTTTGGAAAAGGCACCCGCTCTGCTGTCTCGCGTGATGCCGATCTCGACGTCCGATAGAATCTTAGAACTGCATCGTTCCAACGGCACCAAGGTTTTCCTCGGAGCGGACGTGGAGGCGATCATTGGTTGCGACATGGTCGAGGGCGTGCGACTCAGATCAGGACAGGAATTCGTAGCCGACACAGTTCTGGTTGCTGTTGGCGCGGATCCCGACGTTGAATTGGCGCAGAAGGCTGGCCTTGCCACTGACGACGGCATTCTCGTCAATGAATACCTCCAAACTGCAGACTCTCGGATCTTCGCCGCCGGAGACGCAGCAAGATATCCGGCGTCGACGGGTAAAGACACGATACGATTGGAGGCATGGAAGAATGCGCTGGACCAGGGGGGCACTGCCGCGTTGAACATTTTGGGACGAAAGGTTTCCTATAGGGCAGTTCCATGGATGTGGTCTGATCAATTCGACAAAGTATTCCAAGTTGCTGGCATTCCGAACAAATCGCAGGTCGAGGTAAATCGTAGTTTAGACGATGGGGGTATAGTAACGTTTCTCCTAGACAGATTTGGCGTTCTAGAGGCCACGGCGGCGTTCGGTAGCCTATCGCAAGTAGCAAAGATCGTCCGAGTCGCGACCTCGATAATTGAGAGGCGCCTTCGCCCGTCGCCTTCCGTCCTGCAGGACCCAAGCTACGATTTGAGAAAGCTCTTGCAGTCAGATGCCGTCAACGCCCACTCAACGCATGAAGCCGCTCTCTCAGCAGTTCGAAGGTAG
- a CDS encoding sterol desaturase family protein, with protein sequence MMEETKFGRRDEFGHYAPKELISYGPLFTLPPKPMAVIKWLPGYFLPWNLLLIVFGIGYWLFLAPSLEQMKTLEIGWVLYLVLLNYAIVVLWYGAWHSWLYVLRRQETRFKYNPRWPTARATVFVFGKQALDNIFWTITSGVPVFTAYQVAAFYLYANGYVPLITLSDNPIWFIVLLLLVPFIHEVHFYAVHRLLHTRLLYKYVHSLHHNNTNVLPWSGLAMHPVEHILYFSVIVLIAVFNSHPIHMLAMVMRAGLAPAIAHTGFDRTELGGERTVPSGVYAHYLHHKLFEVNYADGAVPLDKWFGSFHDGSPEADERLKLRMERRAEAYAKKDARA encoded by the coding sequence ATGATGGAGGAAACTAAATTCGGCCGTCGCGACGAGTTTGGTCACTACGCGCCTAAGGAGCTCATCAGTTATGGGCCGTTGTTCACGTTGCCTCCGAAACCTATGGCGGTGATAAAGTGGTTGCCAGGGTACTTTTTGCCTTGGAACCTGCTGCTTATCGTGTTCGGGATCGGTTATTGGCTCTTTCTTGCGCCGTCTCTTGAACAAATGAAGACACTCGAGATCGGCTGGGTACTTTATCTCGTTCTCCTCAACTATGCCATCGTCGTCCTTTGGTATGGCGCCTGGCACTCTTGGCTCTACGTTTTGCGACGGCAGGAGACGCGCTTTAAGTACAACCCGCGTTGGCCCACGGCCAGAGCTACTGTTTTCGTCTTCGGCAAACAGGCTTTGGACAATATTTTCTGGACGATAACGAGCGGCGTTCCGGTCTTTACAGCATATCAGGTCGCGGCGTTTTATCTTTATGCCAACGGCTACGTGCCTCTCATCACCTTGTCAGACAACCCAATATGGTTCATCGTCCTGCTGTTACTCGTCCCATTCATTCATGAGGTCCACTTTTACGCGGTTCACCGCCTGCTTCATACTCGTCTCCTCTACAAGTACGTTCATTCATTGCACCACAATAATACGAACGTGCTTCCCTGGTCGGGATTAGCGATGCACCCGGTCGAACACATCCTGTATTTTTCTGTCATCGTGTTGATCGCTGTCTTCAATTCACATCCAATACATATGCTTGCCATGGTGATGCGCGCGGGCCTCGCTCCAGCAATTGCCCATACCGGTTTCGATCGAACCGAGCTGGGGGGCGAGCGCACCGTCCCATCTGGAGTCTACGCTCATTATCTTCACCACAAGCTTTTCGAGGTGAATTACGCTGATGGGGCGGTCCCACTAGACAAGTGGTTTGGCAGCTTTCACGACGGCAGCCCTGAAGCCGATGAGCGTCTAAAGCTTCGTATGGAACGGCGTGCTGAAGCTTATGCCAAGAAGGACGCTCGAGCCTGA
- a CDS encoding substrate-binding domain-containing protein, whose translation MIVARIVRRAFLAGVAGIALTSVAFADGPTPIRVKSDAHAEVPQKFKNHAVKIAVVRQLNTGDVYQEWIAGVEAEAKKLGVKLTVYNADGDNAKQALMLQQAVATQPDAIVIGWGFGDSLRDGIKAAADANIPVVTYYVSVEPSDKVITVDQGDKLMMTGILGALKAHIGGDGAKADVIYVYVPGYQALDLRNEVWKEFLRANPGVNTVATIGVVNANTAAQTADQAKAALTAHPNVKAIVAPYDEFTKGASLAISELGLADKVKTYGMDISTADIAVMTKPHSPWVVTATTNQSNVGSVVLRVAAARIAGDLIGNTLSVPPLVITQEELRTNKVENIEQLGAVFPDLKTPDVAKAPWMDKMK comes from the coding sequence ATGATTGTGGCAAGGATTGTTCGTCGCGCATTTCTCGCAGGCGTCGCGGGGATCGCCCTTACAAGTGTAGCGTTCGCAGACGGGCCCACTCCGATTCGAGTTAAGTCGGACGCGCACGCCGAGGTACCGCAAAAGTTTAAGAATCACGCGGTTAAGATCGCGGTTGTCCGCCAGCTCAACACTGGCGACGTGTATCAGGAGTGGATTGCCGGCGTTGAGGCTGAAGCGAAGAAGCTCGGCGTCAAGCTGACGGTCTACAACGCCGACGGCGACAATGCGAAGCAGGCGCTGATGCTGCAGCAGGCCGTAGCCACTCAGCCGGATGCCATCGTCATTGGTTGGGGATTTGGTGATAGTCTGCGCGACGGCATCAAGGCGGCCGCTGACGCCAATATTCCTGTCGTGACCTACTACGTTTCGGTCGAGCCGTCGGACAAGGTCATCACCGTTGATCAGGGCGACAAGCTGATGATGACCGGCATCCTTGGTGCTCTGAAGGCCCATATCGGCGGCGACGGTGCAAAGGCTGACGTCATCTATGTCTATGTGCCAGGCTATCAGGCGCTCGATCTGCGCAACGAAGTCTGGAAGGAATTCTTGAGGGCCAACCCTGGCGTCAATACGGTAGCGACGATCGGCGTCGTCAACGCCAACACTGCCGCCCAGACGGCCGATCAGGCCAAGGCAGCGCTGACTGCCCATCCAAACGTCAAGGCGATTGTCGCGCCGTATGATGAGTTCACCAAAGGCGCATCGCTAGCGATCAGCGAACTCGGTCTGGCGGACAAGGTTAAGACCTATGGCATGGACATCTCAACTGCCGACATCGCGGTAATGACGAAGCCACACAGTCCTTGGGTGGTCACGGCTACCACCAACCAGTCCAATGTCGGCTCGGTCGTACTGCGGGTGGCCGCGGCCAGGATTGCCGGCGACCTCATCGGCAACACGCTGAGCGTGCCGCCGCTGGTTATCACTCAGGAAGAGCTGCGCACGAACAAAGTCGAGAACATCGAACAGCTTGGTGCGGTCTTTCCGGATCTGAAGACGCCGGACGTGGCGAAGGCCCCTTGGATGGATAAGATGAAATGA